From Microcystis aeruginosa NIES-2549, a single genomic window includes:
- a CDS encoding glycosyltransferase family 4 protein, producing MNKKISVLAPDLSGGGGTRVYLIAQVLQQLNCQVTVYGPIFGQEIYPTPPQNLPVVSVKSNNYPQFFGQIKTLLDRISGEIIYAVKPRPTSFGIGLLKRFFSPRPLILDIDDWEMSWFGGDRWSYRPHPRQLARDILKKNGALRDPNHPLYLRWLENLINRADAVTVNNQFLQKRYGGIYLPNGKDTQLFDPNLYDPVACRQKYGLSAYKVLMFPGTARPHKGLEDVLIALDQIADPDFKLVVVGGRQIGDGYLDSLLEKGQPWLIHLPAQPIDRMPEVIAAAHAIIVPQRDEATANAQFPIKLTDGMAMAKPIISTKVADIPEILADIGYLVEPRSPEQLAAMISEVFKDLDSANARGLKARERCIASYSTTAMATTLSGIITSLEGKY from the coding sequence GTGAACAAAAAAATCTCTGTTTTAGCACCAGATTTATCCGGTGGTGGTGGCACAAGAGTCTATTTGATTGCTCAAGTCTTGCAACAGCTAAACTGTCAGGTGACGGTTTATGGTCCGATTTTTGGCCAGGAAATCTATCCCACCCCACCGCAGAATTTACCGGTGGTATCGGTCAAAAGCAATAATTATCCCCAGTTTTTTGGCCAGATCAAAACTTTACTCGATCGCATCTCCGGAGAGATTATCTACGCGGTTAAACCCCGTCCCACCAGTTTCGGCATCGGTTTACTGAAACGTTTTTTTTCCCCACGTCCCCTAATTCTCGATATTGACGATTGGGAAATGAGTTGGTTTGGTGGGGATCGATGGTCCTATCGTCCTCATCCTCGACAATTAGCTAGGGATATCCTCAAAAAAAATGGTGCGCTTAGGGATCCGAATCACCCTCTTTATCTGCGTTGGCTGGAAAATTTAATTAACCGCGCCGATGCGGTGACGGTTAATAATCAATTTTTGCAAAAGCGTTATGGGGGGATTTATTTACCGAATGGCAAGGATACGCAACTTTTCGATCCCAATCTCTACGATCCTGTCGCTTGTCGTCAAAAATACGGTTTATCTGCCTATAAAGTCTTAATGTTTCCTGGTACAGCTAGACCCCACAAAGGTTTAGAAGATGTCTTAATCGCTTTAGATCAAATTGCTGATCCTGATTTTAAATTGGTGGTGGTGGGAGGTCGCCAAATCGGGGATGGCTATCTGGATAGTTTGCTAGAAAAAGGTCAACCTTGGTTAATTCATTTACCTGCTCAACCGATCGATCGAATGCCGGAAGTTATCGCCGCTGCCCATGCTATTATCGTTCCCCAGAGGGATGAAGCCACGGCTAACGCCCAATTTCCGATTAAACTCACCGATGGTATGGCGATGGCTAAACCGATTATTTCCACTAAAGTGGCAGATATTCCCGAAATTTTAGCTGATATTGGCTATTTAGTCGAACCTCGATCGCCAGAGCAACTAGCTGCTATGATTAGCGAAGTTTTTAAAGATCTCGACTCGGCTAATGCACGAGGACTAAAAGCGAGAGAGCGCTGTATCGCCTCCTACAGTACCACCGCCATGGCGACAACTCTCTCTGGCATAATTACTTCTCTGGAAGGGAAATATTAG
- a CDS encoding P-II family nitrogen regulator, giving the protein MLESPHPSLQTVKKVDIIVSHALLEETLSVLDVVGVSGYTVFGSTSGKGDRGLSCDDLDCDYSGSYIMTVCNSDEQLGRLIDKIQPFLKKAGGIFVVTTAQWLSH; this is encoded by the coding sequence ATGCTTGAATCCCCGCATCCTTCCCTACAAACTGTCAAAAAAGTAGATATAATTGTTAGTCATGCTCTTCTGGAAGAAACCTTAAGCGTTCTTGATGTTGTTGGAGTTTCCGGTTATACCGTCTTTGGCAGTACTTCGGGAAAAGGTGATCGAGGTTTATCCTGTGATGACTTGGATTGTGATTACAGTGGTAGCTACATTATGACGGTTTGTAATAGTGACGAACAACTCGGTCGTCTAATCGATAAAATTCAGCCTTTTTTAAAAAAAGCCGGCGGAATTTTTGTGGTGACTACAGCCCAATGGCTAAGTCATTAG
- a CDS encoding ABC transporter ATP-binding protein gives MNPNQILLKYTLKHWILVVSSIVIGFASTVFNGVGAILVIPLLISFINPENDILKNAPQIIKKLLSVFEFFSVDTRFFWMFAAILLILILKHITNFVSNFLGTYLSLIMAKDMRIDSVVLLLEVDIDYYVKSKIGDIFNRFMSEINRAVASIRNYINLIKIIATAFMYLAILLSISWQLTILSSVLGGFLGLLNQYFVKRAKKFGEIITVTAKHQTNKLLELLTGIRLIKAVGNERYELESIVEDIEAREKAGLDAQTNNAVIAPLNEIGGVIIIALIIIAGRYLFNEQLQALATILLTYLYVLFRALPIVGQINGARSSLLGDVSAVEIVADFLIRENKPFMSNGSIPYQRLETGIHFDNVQFSYPGHQELVLKGIDLWIPKGKMIALVGASGAGKSTIADLLPRFYDPTAGRILFDGQDLRDYEIKSLRKALGIVSQDTFLFNNSLRFNIAYGLTDVSDAEIVAATKRANAYEFISKLPEGLDTEIGDRGVRLSGGQKQRLAIARALLRDPDILILDEATSALDTISERLVQEAIDELCRERTTLVIAHRLSTVQKAYQIVVLDKGKVAEIGNHEELLAQGGHYARLHALQFSDSKEADSKNREDEQKRKAYLSYEARSSLNSLLGSLRLVSEDLIEDSQEKQEILEESCSSAMRLLHIIEDYEYSSTR, from the coding sequence ATGAATCCTAATCAAATTCTGCTTAAATATACGCTTAAACACTGGATATTAGTAGTTTCCAGTATTGTTATCGGCTTTGCCAGTACCGTATTTAATGGGGTAGGAGCTATTTTAGTTATCCCTTTGCTAATTTCTTTTATTAATCCCGAAAATGATATCTTAAAAAATGCCCCCCAAATTATCAAAAAGCTGCTCTCAGTTTTCGAGTTTTTCTCGGTCGATACTCGTTTTTTCTGGATGTTTGCGGCGATATTATTGATTTTAATTCTCAAGCACATTACCAATTTTGTCAGTAATTTTTTAGGGACTTACTTGTCTTTAATTATGGCAAAAGATATGCGAATTGATTCAGTTGTTCTGCTGCTAGAAGTGGATATAGATTATTATGTAAAAAGTAAAATAGGAGATATTTTTAATCGTTTCATGTCGGAGATTAATCGGGCTGTAGCATCAATTAGAAATTACATAAACCTGATTAAGATTATCGCCACAGCTTTCATGTACTTGGCTATTTTATTATCAATTTCTTGGCAATTAACTATTCTTTCTAGTGTTTTGGGGGGCTTTTTAGGTCTGCTTAATCAATACTTTGTCAAGAGAGCGAAAAAGTTTGGAGAGATTATCACCGTAACGGCTAAACATCAAACTAATAAACTGTTGGAACTATTAACGGGAATTCGTCTAATTAAAGCAGTAGGAAATGAAAGATACGAATTAGAATCTATTGTGGAAGATATAGAAGCCCGGGAGAAAGCGGGTTTAGATGCCCAGACTAATAATGCTGTAATCGCTCCGCTCAATGAGATCGGTGGGGTAATTATTATTGCTTTAATTATCATTGCTGGTCGTTATCTTTTTAATGAACAACTGCAAGCCTTGGCGACAATTTTATTAACCTATCTCTATGTACTTTTCCGGGCCCTGCCGATAGTTGGTCAGATTAACGGTGCTAGGAGTAGTCTATTGGGTGATGTTTCCGCAGTAGAAATAGTAGCGGATTTTCTCATTCGAGAGAATAAACCATTTATGAGCAATGGCTCTATTCCCTATCAAAGATTAGAGACAGGCATTCATTTTGATAACGTCCAATTTTCTTATCCGGGTCATCAAGAATTAGTTCTCAAGGGCATCGATCTTTGGATTCCAAAAGGAAAAATGATCGCTCTTGTTGGTGCTTCGGGGGCGGGAAAATCGACAATTGCTGATTTATTACCACGCTTTTATGATCCTACAGCTGGGAGGATTCTTTTTGACGGTCAAGATTTAAGGGATTATGAGATCAAATCTCTGAGAAAAGCCTTGGGAATAGTCAGTCAAGATACTTTTCTCTTTAATAATTCTCTCCGTTTTAATATTGCCTACGGATTAACCGATGTTAGTGATGCAGAAATTGTAGCAGCGACAAAAAGGGCGAATGCCTACGAGTTTATCTCCAAACTGCCGGAAGGACTGGATACGGAAATTGGCGATCGGGGAGTGAGACTTTCGGGGGGACAAAAACAAAGATTAGCGATCGCTCGTGCCTTGCTGCGAGATCCAGATATTCTCATTCTCGATGAAGCTACCAGTGCTTTGGATACAATTTCTGAGCGTTTAGTACAGGAAGCGATCGATGAACTCTGTCGCGAGCGCACTACTCTTGTGATCGCTCACCGTCTTTCCACTGTTCAAAAAGCCTATCAAATTGTGGTGCTGGACAAGGGAAAAGTGGCAGAAATCGGCAATCATGAGGAATTATTGGCTCAAGGTGGTCATTATGCCCGTTTACACGCTCTGCAATTTAGTGATAGCAAAGAGGCTGACTCTAAGAATAGGGAAGATGAGCAAAAAAGAAAAGCTTATTTATCCTACGAAGCGAGAAGTAGTCTTAATAGTCTTTTAGGTTCTCTGCGTCTAGTATCTGAAGATTTAATCGAAGATTCTCAGGAGAAACAGGAAATTTTAGAAGAATCCTGTAGTTCAGCCATGCGACTTCTCCATATTATCGAAGACTACGAGTATTCCTCGACTCGATAG
- a CDS encoding sodium-dependent bicarbonate transport family permease: MDGSLILFNILNPPVLFFFLGMLAVFFKSDLEIPQPLPKLFSLYLLMAIGFKGGYELAESGINNQIALTLIASVVMACIVPIYTFFILKIKLDSANAAAIAAAYGSISAVTFITASSFLEKIHISYGGHMVAALALMESPAIVVGLILVRVFQEKNGQEEAFSWSKVLHEAFLNGSVFLLVGSVIIGMLTGEKGWEKLEPFTQEIFYGALTFFLLDMGLVAAKRIRELGKTGPFLIGFSVFIPVINAMVGIVIAKVLGFEQGNALLFAVLCASASYIAVPAAMRMTVPEANPSLYVSMALALTFPFNIIIGIPLYLEMIKIIGCGV, translated from the coding sequence ATGGATGGCAGCTTAATCCTGTTCAACATTCTCAATCCGCCGGTTTTGTTCTTTTTCTTGGGAATGCTGGCAGTATTTTTTAAATCCGACCTAGAGATTCCCCAACCACTGCCTAAACTCTTTTCTCTCTATCTTTTGATGGCGATTGGTTTCAAGGGAGGTTATGAACTAGCGGAAAGTGGCATCAATAACCAAATCGCTTTAACTTTGATTGCCTCTGTGGTTATGGCTTGTATCGTTCCCATTTACACTTTCTTTATCCTGAAAATTAAACTCGATAGTGCCAATGCAGCGGCCATCGCCGCTGCCTATGGTTCCATTAGTGCCGTTACTTTCATCACCGCCAGTTCTTTTTTAGAAAAAATTCATATTTCCTATGGCGGTCACATGGTAGCGGCCTTAGCTTTAATGGAATCGCCGGCGATTGTAGTGGGTTTAATCCTGGTGCGAGTCTTTCAAGAGAAAAATGGCCAAGAAGAAGCGTTTTCTTGGTCAAAGGTTCTACATGAAGCCTTTTTAAATGGCTCGGTATTTCTCTTAGTCGGTAGTGTTATTATTGGTATGCTGACGGGGGAAAAAGGCTGGGAAAAATTAGAACCTTTCACCCAAGAGATTTTTTATGGTGCTTTAACTTTCTTTCTCCTGGATATGGGATTAGTGGCGGCGAAAAGAATTCGCGAATTAGGCAAAACTGGTCCTTTTCTCATCGGTTTCTCGGTATTTATTCCCGTCATCAATGCTATGGTGGGCATTGTCATCGCTAAGGTTCTCGGATTTGAACAGGGCAATGCTTTATTATTCGCTGTTTTGTGTGCCAGTGCCTCGTATATTGCTGTTCCTGCGGCCATGAGAATGACTGTTCCCGAAGCGAATCCTAGTTTATATGTTTCTATGGCCTTGGCTTTAACTTTTCCTTTCAATATCATCATCGGTATTCCTCTTTACCTAGAGATGATCAAAATTATTGGCTGCGGAGTCTAA
- the rimI gene encoding ribosomal protein S18-alanine N-acetyltransferase, whose translation MAKIQLKTPKSAHLAAMVSLDSTSLGGIWTLSGYERELNSPNSELLILTLDQKDETLIGLACFWAILEEAHITLLAIYPDYQRQGLGKLLLYKLLEKAVQRQLERATLEVRVSNQSAIALYEHFGFRIAGERKNYYPQTGESALIFWRNDLQTAAFREQLNQWRQEILSRLARGEWQLEEETRAKIDIMGMQ comes from the coding sequence ATGGCAAAAATCCAGCTTAAAACCCCAAAATCCGCACATCTTGCCGCCATGGTGTCCCTCGATAGCACCAGTCTCGGCGGTATTTGGACCCTATCCGGTTATGAACGGGAATTAAACAGCCCCAACAGTGAATTATTAATTCTTACCCTCGACCAGAAGGACGAAACCCTAATCGGATTGGCTTGTTTTTGGGCAATTCTCGAAGAAGCGCATATTACTCTCCTGGCAATTTATCCCGACTATCAAAGACAAGGATTAGGAAAACTGCTTCTCTACAAACTTCTTGAAAAGGCTGTACAAAGACAACTGGAAAGGGCTACGCTAGAGGTGAGGGTGTCGAACCAGTCAGCGATCGCACTCTACGAGCATTTTGGCTTCCGCATCGCTGGAGAGCGTAAAAATTATTATCCGCAAACTGGCGAATCAGCCCTAATTTTCTGGCGCAACGATCTACAAACGGCCGCTTTTCGGGAACAATTAAACCAGTGGCGACAAGAAATCCTTTCCAGACTGGCGCGGGGAGAGTGGCAATTAGAGGAAGAAACCAGAGCCAAAATAGATATCATGGGGATGCAATGA
- a CDS encoding glycosyltransferase family 4 protein, with protein sequence MRILVLAWEFPPRLVGGIARHVAELYPEIVKLGHEVHLITIEFGQAPSYELVEGIHIHRVPVLPGNDFFHWVVNMNNSMGQQGGKIIAEYGKFDLVHAHDWLVGDAAIALKHLFKIPLIATIHATEYGRYNGLHTDTQRYIASKEGTLVYNAWRVIVCTSYMRHEVHRALGAPWDKIDVVYNGIRAEKKQRDPNFDYQAFRRQYAEDHEKIVYYVGRMTFEKGVSVLLNAAPKVLTQTEAKTKFVIIGGGNTDKLKQQAWHLGIWHHCYFTGFMSDENLDRFQTVADCAVFPSLYEPFGIVALESFAARVPVVVSDTCGFPEVVRHGQTGIVTRVNNPDSLAWGILEVLNNPEYAQKLVNNAYEDLEKRFHWANLARQTETVYGLVVQERQLVEWR encoded by the coding sequence ATGAGGATTTTAGTCTTGGCGTGGGAATTTCCACCGCGATTAGTGGGCGGTATCGCCCGTCATGTTGCCGAACTCTATCCCGAAATCGTCAAACTCGGTCATGAAGTCCATTTAATCACGATCGAATTCGGTCAGGCCCCCAGTTACGAACTGGTGGAAGGTATTCACATCCACCGCGTCCCCGTACTCCCCGGCAATGACTTTTTCCATTGGGTGGTCAACATGAATAACAGCATGGGGCAACAGGGCGGCAAAATAATCGCCGAATACGGAAAATTTGACCTTGTTCATGCCCACGATTGGTTAGTAGGGGATGCGGCCATCGCCTTGAAACATCTCTTTAAAATACCCCTGATTGCCACGATTCACGCCACGGAATACGGACGTTATAACGGACTGCACACCGACACCCAACGCTATATCGCCAGCAAAGAGGGGACCCTCGTTTATAATGCTTGGCGCGTTATCGTCTGTACCAGCTATATGCGTCATGAAGTCCATCGGGCCTTGGGCGCACCCTGGGATAAAATCGATGTGGTTTATAACGGTATTCGGGCCGAGAAAAAGCAAAGAGACCCTAACTTTGATTACCAAGCTTTTCGTCGTCAATATGCTGAAGATCACGAAAAAATCGTCTATTACGTCGGGCGCATGACCTTTGAAAAGGGGGTTTCGGTGTTACTTAACGCCGCCCCAAAAGTCCTCACCCAAACCGAGGCTAAAACTAAATTTGTTATTATCGGTGGCGGCAATACCGACAAACTCAAACAACAGGCCTGGCATCTCGGTATCTGGCATCATTGTTATTTTACGGGCTTTATGTCCGATGAAAACCTCGATCGCTTCCAAACCGTGGCCGATTGTGCCGTTTTTCCCAGTCTTTACGAACCTTTTGGTATTGTCGCCCTAGAAAGTTTCGCCGCTAGGGTTCCCGTGGTAGTTTCCGATACCTGCGGTTTTCCCGAAGTTGTCCGTCATGGACAAACGGGAATTGTCACCCGCGTCAATAATCCTGATTCCCTCGCTTGGGGCATTTTAGAGGTTTTAAATAATCCCGAATACGCTCAAAAATTAGTTAATAACGCCTATGAAGACCTAGAAAAACGCTTTCATTGGGCGAATTTAGCCCGTCAAACCGAGACAGTATATGGTTTGGTCGTCCAAGAACGACAACTGGTGGAATGGCGTTAA
- a CDS encoding DUF3172 domain-containing protein yields MNRRPRYTPPRSRDRDYDRSYGDDSRASAPGGLLAKLNYAMIALIGGIFVLGVGLGLVFSSTANFSPENVASREVIDRSAPNAELCVQFGASAIVTDLRVYVTLNPFNVFVTQPVMQPGCVLRRNNWSILEQQKLVDGQQVQSCKNRMNTFGYTGPLEGKPKIDCIFQNEAGGNLFVNPAGAVGPRPDTDKF; encoded by the coding sequence ATGAATAGAAGACCTCGTTATACTCCTCCTCGATCGCGTGATCGTGATTATGACCGCTCCTATGGCGATGACTCCCGCGCTTCGGCCCCCGGAGGCCTATTGGCAAAATTAAACTATGCCATGATCGCCCTGATTGGTGGTATTTTTGTACTAGGAGTAGGCCTCGGTCTGGTATTCAGTTCTACTGCTAATTTTAGCCCCGAAAACGTCGCTTCCCGGGAAGTAATCGATCGCAGCGCCCCCAATGCGGAATTATGCGTGCAATTCGGGGCCAGCGCCATTGTCACCGATTTGCGGGTTTATGTCACTCTTAACCCCTTTAATGTTTTTGTCACCCAACCGGTTATGCAACCCGGTTGCGTTTTGCGACGCAATAACTGGTCAATTTTAGAACAGCAAAAATTAGTCGATGGACAGCAGGTACAAAGCTGTAAAAACCGGATGAATACTTTTGGTTATACCGGTCCCTTGGAAGGCAAACCGAAAATTGATTGTATCTTCCAAAATGAAGCCGGGGGCAATCTTTTTGTTAATCCCGCCGGCGCTGTTGGTCCCAGACCAGATACAGATAAATTCTAA
- a CDS encoding ArsB/NhaD family transporter, which produces MLESLPMWIAAMTFIAVIVVIMFEWLHITVAALLGALILVFTHIMTLQEAVGYISRSYATLALFFGVMVLVRAFEPTKIFDYLAAQMVLLAKGQGKLLLIGIVAITTPICAVLPNATTVMLLAPLIPPLAQDIGVDFVPLLILMVFVANSSGLLTIVGDPATYIVGDSINITFMEYLQRLSLGGALAVITILVMLPWLFPKIWRTKFEHLEDLPHPKIDHPRVLAVGGIIVFLVLFLFVVGESFPVPLAPAAVALMGAALALLLAQQSKIDTVHNILRDVDWSTLLFFMSIFVLIGGLEKTGVVNSVSGLLAIILGQNIFLGSLVLLFFVGLVSSVVPNIPLVVAMVPLLKQYLVNVNLVGTEVLSPDYAGSFPPEVLPLFYAMMYGATLGGNGTLVGASSNIVAAGIAEQHGGKITFHTFLRYGLPVMFTQLVVSAMYMLIFFV; this is translated from the coding sequence ATGCTGGAATCTTTACCAATGTGGATTGCTGCGATGACTTTTATTGCAGTCATTGTGGTGATTATGTTCGAGTGGCTTCATATTACCGTAGCGGCTTTACTGGGAGCTTTAATATTAGTTTTTACCCATATCATGACTCTCCAGGAGGCGGTGGGTTATATCAGTCGCAGTTATGCCACTCTTGCCCTATTTTTTGGGGTGATGGTGTTAGTAAGAGCCTTTGAACCAACGAAAATTTTTGATTATTTAGCGGCACAAATGGTGCTTTTAGCCAAGGGACAGGGGAAATTATTACTAATAGGAATTGTCGCCATTACTACCCCAATCTGTGCGGTATTACCCAACGCTACCACGGTGATGTTATTAGCCCCGCTGATTCCCCCCTTAGCTCAAGATATAGGCGTGGATTTTGTGCCGCTCTTAATCCTGATGGTTTTCGTGGCCAACAGTTCCGGGTTATTAACGATTGTTGGTGATCCCGCTACTTATATCGTCGGTGATTCTATTAATATCACCTTCATGGAATACCTACAGCGTTTGAGTTTAGGTGGTGCCTTGGCAGTAATTACCATTCTGGTTATGTTACCTTGGTTATTCCCGAAAATCTGGCGGACAAAATTCGAGCATTTAGAAGACTTACCCCATCCGAAGATTGATCATCCTCGCGTCTTAGCCGTGGGAGGAATTATCGTCTTTTTGGTCTTATTTTTATTCGTGGTCGGCGAATCTTTTCCTGTACCCCTTGCTCCTGCTGCCGTTGCTCTGATGGGGGCAGCTTTAGCCCTACTTTTAGCCCAGCAATCGAAAATCGATACGGTGCATAATATTCTCCGGGATGTGGACTGGAGTACCCTATTATTTTTTATGTCGATTTTCGTCCTAATTGGTGGCTTAGAAAAAACTGGGGTAGTTAATAGTGTATCGGGACTTCTGGCGATAATTTTAGGCCAAAATATCTTTTTAGGTTCTCTAGTCTTGCTGTTTTTTGTCGGACTTGTTTCCAGTGTCGTTCCCAATATTCCCCTAGTGGTGGCCATGGTTCCACTACTGAAACAGTACCTTGTTAATGTTAATTTAGTCGGGACCGAAGTTCTTTCCCCCGATTATGCCGGTTCTTTTCCTCCAGAAGTTTTACCGCTTTTCTATGCGATGATGTATGGGGCCACCCTAGGAGGTAATGGTACTTTAGTGGGAGCTTCTTCTAATATTGTCGCCGCCGGCATCGCCGAACAACACGGGGGCAAAATTACTTTTCACACCTTCCTGCGCTACGGTTTACCGGTGATGTTTACTCAGTTAGTCGTCTCGGCAATGTATATGTTAATTTTCTTTGTCTAG
- a CDS encoding DNA cytosine methyltransferase encodes MKTTVKVSTQTQLPLHLVITHPQYRFVDLFAGIGGFRIALEKLGGRCLGYSEIDKQAIQVYQQNFISYLNSDEIAFGDVSKISNLPDNLDLIVGGVPCQPWSVAGCLRGFEDPRGKLWFDVIKLVQKSQPKSFIFENVSGLASPRNRENLELIIDELTSCGYQVYWQLLNAYDFGLPQNRERVFIVGIRKNIDNYERFKFPLPLGIHPKVLDILEDIKNIQPVEKVKLSADTLFNGFVPPSRTRFQKEDELNDFFIFSDLRNGHTTIHSWDIIKTTERQKSICLALLKLRRSKKYGEKDGHPVAFSTFLEIIPDLKIEELNQLVSLGICWQTTAGKYEFINSKNMTGINGIYRIILPTADIIPTLTATGAKDYIATISITATHPQEYKQLFLKKIYKPKKFREITPQDARKLQGFPDNFIYHPQSAIAKKQFGNSVPITVVEAVARNLLEIIRTDY; translated from the coding sequence TTGAAAACCACAGTTAAAGTCAGCACACAAACCCAATTACCCCTACATCTAGTTATCACCCATCCCCAGTATCGTTTTGTCGATTTATTCGCGGGAATCGGTGGGTTTAGAATCGCTTTGGAGAAATTGGGAGGACGTTGTTTAGGTTATTCAGAAATTGATAAACAGGCCATCCAAGTTTATCAACAGAATTTTATTAGCTATCTCAACAGCGATGAAATTGCTTTCGGAGATGTGAGTAAAATCAGCAATTTACCCGATAATCTTGATCTTATTGTCGGCGGCGTTCCCTGTCAACCTTGGTCGGTGGCGGGATGTTTACGGGGATTTGAAGATCCCCGGGGAAAACTCTGGTTTGATGTGATTAAATTAGTCCAGAAAAGTCAACCCAAAAGCTTTATTTTCGAGAATGTCAGTGGGTTAGCTAGTCCTCGCAATCGGGAGAATTTAGAGTTAATTATCGATGAATTAACTAGCTGTGGTTATCAAGTTTACTGGCAGTTATTAAATGCCTACGATTTTGGTTTACCCCAGAATCGCGAGAGAGTTTTTATCGTAGGAATTAGAAAAAATATAGATAACTATGAGCGGTTTAAATTTCCTTTACCTTTGGGTATCCATCCCAAGGTTTTAGATATTTTAGAAGACATCAAAAATATTCAACCCGTCGAGAAAGTTAAGTTATCAGCAGATACTTTATTTAATGGTTTTGTTCCTCCATCGAGAACTCGTTTTCAAAAAGAAGATGAATTAAATGACTTCTTTATTTTTTCTGATTTAAGAAATGGCCACACAACTATTCATTCTTGGGATATTATCAAAACTACGGAACGACAAAAAAGTATCTGTTTAGCTTTGCTGAAATTAAGACGCAGTAAAAAGTATGGCGAAAAAGATGGTCATCCCGTGGCTTTTTCTACTTTTTTGGAAATTATACCCGACCTAAAAATCGAGGAACTAAATCAGTTAGTTTCTCTGGGTATTTGTTGGCAAACGACCGCAGGTAAGTATGAATTTATTAACTCGAAAAATATGACGGGAATTAACGGCATTTATCGGATTATTTTACCGACGGCCGATATTATTCCTACCCTAACCGCTACGGGTGCTAAAGATTATATTGCCACTATTTCAATTACCGCTACTCATCCCCAAGAATACAAACAATTGTTTTTAAAGAAAATCTATAAACCCAAAAAGTTTCGAGAAATTACTCCCCAAGATGCGCGTAAATTACAAGGATTCCCCGATAATTTTATCTATCATCCACAGTCAGCTATCGCTAAA
- the hoxE gene encoding bidirectional hydrogenase complex protein HoxE, producing MQTANPPQTEKKERPSGDKRFKVLDITMKRAGYNQSALIEVLHKAQEAFGFLEEDVLLYVARALKLPLSHVYGVATFYHLFSLKPAGKHTCIICMGTACYVKGSGKILEDIENAFDVKVGETTADGEISLVSARCIGACGIAPAVVFDGVVAPKQDSQTVLAKLKSFSQ from the coding sequence ATGCAAACTGCCAATCCTCCTCAAACGGAGAAAAAAGAGCGTCCCAGTGGCGATAAACGCTTCAAAGTCCTCGACATCACCATGAAGCGGGCAGGATATAATCAATCAGCCCTGATTGAAGTCCTGCACAAAGCTCAAGAAGCCTTTGGATTCCTAGAAGAAGATGTTCTCCTCTACGTTGCCCGGGCGCTAAAACTGCCCCTCAGTCACGTCTATGGGGTAGCAACCTTCTACCATCTCTTTTCCCTGAAACCGGCGGGAAAACACACCTGTATCATCTGTATGGGGACTGCTTGTTATGTCAAAGGCAGCGGCAAAATCCTCGAAGACATCGAAAACGCCTTTGATGTCAAAGTGGGAGAAACCACCGCCGATGGAGAAATTTCCCTAGTGTCGGCCCGTTGTATCGGGGCCTGTGGGATTGCGCCGGCTGTGGTCTTCGATGGAGTCGTGGCCCCTAAACAAGATTCGCAAACTGTCTTAGCAAAACTAAAGAGTTTCTCCCAGTAA